ACAAGGTAGCTGGTGAAGAACCCGGAAACGATGCTGTAAGACACAAGGTCTGTCGAGATGCTGCGTTGCCCCCAGAGTGGCACCTCTACCGCATCGCCCCAGATCAGCTGCACCAACAGAAAACACACAACAGCGGAGGCGAGCACCAGTTTTACCGCCAGACCAATTAAAAACTTATAGTTAAGGCTTATTTTCATGAGTTCCTTCGCTGCCTATGTAAAGTATACTGCTATTCAACCGTTGAGGTCTGAAACATCCTTTCAAAGGCGAATGGTTGTTTGGCAGGAATAAGTCAAATCTATACTTTTACCATCTGCCTGGCTGGCGACTTGAGCACCAGGCGTAGGCATGTTTTCCCTTTATACATGAAGCACTTTCAGCAGATAGACGTGATAAAAGGTCTGGCCATCCTGATGGTGTTGCTGCTGCATTCCCTTAGCCGGCAGGAGTTGCTTCAAAGCTACGCGGTGTACCACATCTGGCAGGCTGTGCCTTTGTTCATGGTGGTGATGGGGCTGAACGCGGGACTATCCATCCAACGCAAAGAACAGCACCTGAACCTGCTGTACACCCGGGAATATTTCACCAAAAAAGCCACCCGCATCCTAACGCCATTCATGCTCATCTTTGCTTTGTCCATACTTGTGGGCTTCTTGTGGCAATGGCTTACAAATGAAGCGGTGCTGGCGTTTAGCTGGTATACTTTGGTAGGGGTATTGCCTGTAACCGGAAAGGGAAACTATTTCATTACGCTGTTGCTGCAGTCCATTTTCCTGCTTCCCATCATTGGCTATGCCTTCAGGAAAAAACCAGTGCTAACAAGTATAACCTTGGTCGTGCTGGAGGTGCTCTTTCAGCTTTTGGCAACGCAGGTAGCATACTTTGATAAGGAGAACTATTTGTATGATGCCGCTTTTCCGCGTTATTTCTCTGCTATTGCGTTTGGCCTGTGGCTGGCCTATTCGCCTGGAGCCAAAAAACAGTGGCCGTTTGCGCTGCCGCTGGTTATTTTGGGTGTGATAGCTGCCGGCTTTCTGTGGCTCGTGGTGTATCAAGGCTTGAAGGTAGATTTTCTGCGCCCGGAATGGTTTACGCAACACCTGCTCACGTTTGGCTATGCCGCCTTTTGGGTTTGGCTGGGGCTGCGGTTACTGCCTTCATCCTCCAATGTTATTTTCCTGAAACTGCTGGCCACTCTGGGGAAAGCATCTTACCATATTTTCCTGGTGCAAGTGCTGTACTTCGGTTTACTAGAGGAATCACCAGTATGGCAAAATCTGGGAATTTGCCTGCTGCTTGGTTACCTCTTTTATATGCTGGAGAGCAACAGGAAAATTTTCACAAGTAGGGCAGCGGCTGTCTTTAGAAATAAAGACGTGTAAGCGGTTTGATCTCTCACCTCTCATTCCTTTATCTACATGATAAAAGTAATCTGTGCTATTTTAGAGAAACAAGGCCATGTGTTGATCGCACAGCGAAGTAAGCACATGCCCGAGCCCTTGCAGTGGGAGTTTCCAGGTGGCAAACTGGAGCCGAATGAGCAGGAGCAGGAGTGTTTGATCCGGGAGATGCAGGAGGAATTGGCCCTGGCTATTCTACCTGTGACGCGGCTAGAGCCCGTTGTTTATACTTACCCCACAAAAACAATCCTCTTAATTCCGTACATCTGCCGCTATGTGGGCGGTAATGTTAAACTAGCAGAGCACCAGGAATACGCTTGGGTGCTGCCGCAGGACCTGCCTTCCTACGATTGGTGCCCGGCTGATGTGCCCGTTGTGGCGCAATATCTGCAGCTGAAGCAAACTGCTTCCTAAGCCATACTTTCAGAAGCCCGTTTTTTCGCCGTACCTTTGCAGCATGCAACTTCCCGATTCCTTTTCCGAACGGATGCAGCACCTGCTGCACAGTGAGTTCCCTGCCTTTCAGGAGGCACTGCAGCAGGCGCCTCTA
Above is a window of Pontibacter akesuensis DNA encoding:
- a CDS encoding (deoxy)nucleoside triphosphate pyrophosphohydrolase, producing MIKVICAILEKQGHVLIAQRSKHMPEPLQWEFPGGKLEPNEQEQECLIREMQEELALAILPVTRLEPVVYTYPTKTILLIPYICRYVGGNVKLAEHQEYAWVLPQDLPSYDWCPADVPVVAQYLQLKQTAS
- a CDS encoding acyltransferase family protein; this encodes MKHFQQIDVIKGLAILMVLLLHSLSRQELLQSYAVYHIWQAVPLFMVVMGLNAGLSIQRKEQHLNLLYTREYFTKKATRILTPFMLIFALSILVGFLWQWLTNEAVLAFSWYTLVGVLPVTGKGNYFITLLLQSIFLLPIIGYAFRKKPVLTSITLVVLEVLFQLLATQVAYFDKENYLYDAAFPRYFSAIAFGLWLAYSPGAKKQWPFALPLVILGVIAAGFLWLVVYQGLKVDFLRPEWFTQHLLTFGYAAFWVWLGLRLLPSSSNVIFLKLLATLGKASYHIFLVQVLYFGLLEESPVWQNLGICLLLGYLFYMLESNRKIFTSRAAAVFRNKDV